One genomic window of Polyangium aurulentum includes the following:
- the rplT gene encoding 50S ribosomal protein L20, whose translation MPRVKRGFKARRRRNRVLNMTEGYFLGRKNRYRQAVEVLRHAWEYGYISRRLKKRDFRRLWIARINAAARTNGTTYSRLISMLKKANVGLDRKILSELAIHDPTSFGAIVKLATGGAAAR comes from the coding sequence ATGCCGCGTGTAAAGCGAGGGTTCAAGGCGCGTCGCCGCCGCAACCGCGTTCTGAACATGACCGAGGGCTACTTCCTCGGCAGGAAGAACCGCTACCGCCAGGCGGTAGAGGTTCTTCGTCACGCCTGGGAGTACGGCTACATCAGCCGTCGCCTCAAGAAGCGGGACTTCCGCAGGCTCTGGATCGCGCGCATCAACGCCGCTGCGCGCACCAACGGCACGACGTACTCGCGCCTCATCAGCATGCTGAAGAAGGCGAACGTCGGTCTCGACCGGAAGATCCTGTCCGAGCTCGCGATCCACGACCCGACGTCGTTCGGCGCGATCGTCAAGCTCGCCACTGGCGGCGCCGCGGCGCGCTAG
- the rpmI gene encoding 50S ribosomal protein L35 encodes MPKMKTNRAAAKRFRVTGSGKIRRSKGGLNHGMQEKSRKRLRRLRKNDMVDSAMEKRVKLLLPYG; translated from the coding sequence ATGCCCAAGATGAAGACGAACCGAGCCGCCGCCAAGCGGTTCCGGGTCACCGGCTCCGGCAAGATCCGCCGCAGCAAGGGCGGCTTGAACCACGGCATGCAGGAGAAGAGCAGGAAGCGCCTGCGCCGTCTCCGCAAGAACGACATGGTCGACAGCGCCATGGAGAAGCGCGTGAAGCTTCTCCTCCCCTACGGCTGA
- a CDS encoding ASKHA domain-containing protein, which translates to MLVRATFEEPSGEGPPVRTSVYFHAGHSILEVAHAKGIAINAPCGGRGSCGKCLVRVLAGNAPPTENDRAILSDGMIREGLRLSCCIRPRTPVTIEVQSRFDLRAAPAVTRFVGKELPRRVDVAVDLGSTSVQLRTIDPDTGEVIGEASVLNRQVKRGHDVMTRLTHALKGPEARSELTDDARETLRLLADAARGRIFAEGGEIRRWVVAANSAMTALFWGVDITSLAEAPYTPPFVDERSAPASELGLPGETLSTFPLLGSFVGGDTAAAVLACKLDREGPARMLVDIGTNTEIVLAHEGVLYAASTPAGPAFEGGNISVGMRAEPGAIIRVEVRDDGAIRATTIGTVRPKGICGTGLLEVLGELVRANVVARDGAIVSGADRVTLARGVDLLQMDIRELQLAKGALRAATKLLLRTANISDKDLAQISVAGAFGSHLRHDVAIRLGMLPEVDPSAVRAVGNASLEGATVFTRDPDDARRRLDDVRRRVRHVELATRDDFQDVFVQSLDF; encoded by the coding sequence ATGCTCGTCCGCGCCACCTTCGAGGAGCCTTCTGGAGAGGGACCGCCGGTCCGAACCTCGGTCTATTTCCACGCCGGCCACTCGATCCTCGAGGTCGCCCACGCCAAGGGCATCGCCATCAACGCGCCCTGCGGAGGCCGCGGCTCCTGCGGAAAGTGCCTCGTTCGCGTGCTCGCGGGCAACGCCCCGCCCACCGAGAACGACCGCGCCATCCTGAGCGACGGCATGATCCGCGAGGGCCTGCGGCTGTCCTGCTGCATCCGTCCGCGCACGCCCGTCACCATCGAGGTGCAGAGCCGCTTCGACCTGCGAGCGGCCCCAGCCGTCACGAGGTTCGTGGGCAAGGAGCTGCCTCGCCGCGTCGACGTCGCCGTCGACCTGGGCTCGACGAGCGTGCAGCTCCGGACGATCGACCCGGACACGGGCGAGGTGATCGGCGAGGCGTCGGTGCTCAATCGCCAGGTGAAGCGCGGGCACGACGTGATGACGCGCCTCACCCACGCGCTCAAAGGTCCCGAGGCGCGCAGCGAGCTGACCGACGACGCGCGCGAGACCTTGCGCTTGCTCGCAGACGCGGCGCGCGGGCGCATCTTCGCGGAGGGCGGTGAGATCAGGCGCTGGGTGGTCGCCGCCAACAGCGCGATGACGGCGCTCTTCTGGGGCGTCGACATCACGTCGCTGGCCGAGGCGCCGTACACGCCGCCGTTCGTCGATGAACGAAGCGCGCCCGCGAGCGAGCTTGGGCTGCCCGGCGAGACGCTGAGCACCTTCCCGCTCCTCGGCTCGTTCGTCGGAGGAGATACGGCTGCAGCCGTGCTCGCGTGCAAGCTCGATCGCGAGGGCCCTGCGCGCATGCTCGTCGACATCGGAACGAACACCGAGATCGTCCTCGCGCACGAGGGCGTGCTCTACGCGGCGTCGACGCCCGCAGGGCCGGCGTTCGAGGGCGGCAACATCTCGGTCGGCATGCGCGCGGAGCCAGGCGCGATCATTCGCGTCGAGGTGCGTGACGACGGAGCGATCCGCGCGACCACGATCGGGACCGTCAGGCCGAAGGGGATCTGCGGCACGGGCTTGCTCGAGGTGCTCGGGGAGCTGGTGCGCGCGAACGTCGTGGCGCGCGACGGTGCGATCGTGTCGGGCGCCGATCGCGTCACGCTCGCGCGGGGCGTGGACCTGCTCCAGATGGACATCCGAGAGCTTCAGCTCGCGAAGGGTGCGCTGCGGGCGGCGACGAAGCTCCTCCTGCGCACCGCGAACATCAGCGACAAGGACCTCGCGCAGATCTCGGTGGCGGGCGCGTTCGGATCGCACCTGCGTCACGACGTCGCCATCCGGCTCGGCATGCTTCCCGAGGTCGATCCTTCCGCCGTGCGCGCCGTCGGCAACGCATCGCTCGAGGGTGCGACCGTGTTCACGCGCGATCCCGACGACGCGCGCCGTCGCCTCGATGACGTCCGCCGCCGCGTCCGGCACGTCGAGCTGGCGACACGCGACGATTTCCAGGATGTCTTCGTGCAGAGCCTCGATTTCTGA
- the carB gene encoding carbamoyl-phosphate synthase large subunit: MPRRDDLKKILLIGSGPIVIGQACEFDYSGTQGAKALAAEGYEVILVNSNPATIMTDPELAYRTYVEPLDVPSLTAILERDRPDAILPTLGGQTALNLALALDDQGVLDRLGIELIGASPAAIRKAEDRQLFKQAMESIGLDCPRAGHARSVEEARAIAETEGSWGPPTGYPVIVRPSFTLGGSGGGIAYRPEELEAKVRWALEQSPTHEVLIEQSVLGWKEFELEVIRDRADNFIVVCTIENIDPMGVHTGDSITCAPSMTLTDREYQRLRNAARAVMSEIGVETGGSNVQFAVNPEDGRVVVIEMNPRVSRSSALASKATGYPIAKIAAKLAVGYRLDELTNDITGTSAAFEPTIDYVVVKWPRFAFEKFPGADRRLGPQMKSVGEVMSIGRTFPEALQKAARSLETGRDGLATLIGKVDYRQLGSDPNSTRDMLMDAPDEPKAPTELPPPSPEELVDALRKVVGAGSSDRLFYVADAVRAGIPLSELHELTRIDPWFLSQIERIVSFESKLSAARGSTDALSTELLRDGKRLGFSDRAIGRLTGLGEDEVRAARIARGIAPVFGRVDTCAAEFTAKTPYLYSTYESESEAAPSARRKVVILGGGPNRIGQGIEFDYCCVHAAFALRDLGFETVMVNCNPETVSTDYDTSDRLYFEPLTFEDVLAICEEERKDGELVGVVVQYGGQTPLKLAVPLARAGVPLLGTSADAIDRAEDRGRFDELLTKLGLRRPRAAVASSVEEALAAAKSIGYPVLVRPSYVLGGRAMMICHEERELEAYIHPAVEAAREAGTQSILIDEFLKDAIEVDVDAIGDGRQMVICGVMQHIEEAGVHSGDSSCVLPPHSLSPEVVASIEEQARQLGLELGVVGLMNVQFALKGSTIYVLEVNPRASRTVPFVSKATGRPLAKIAVQVMAGKTLAELGITEAPTPAHVAVKESVFPFAKFPGVDTQLGPEMRSTGEVMGVAATFAHAFGKALRATGMQLPTGGCAFISVKDDDKPAACVIARRLRALGFAILATEGTAAALQRARIPATSIRKVNEGSPHVVDAIKAGQVSLVVNTTVGARSIRDSYPIRRNALLANIPYFTTMAAAMAATDVLEASAGDARATYGVRSLQEWHDLG, translated from the coding sequence ATGCCCCGCCGTGATGATCTGAAGAAGATCCTGCTCATCGGATCCGGTCCCATCGTCATCGGACAGGCGTGCGAGTTCGACTATTCGGGCACGCAGGGGGCCAAGGCGCTCGCCGCCGAGGGATACGAGGTGATCCTCGTGAACTCGAACCCGGCGACGATCATGACCGACCCGGAGCTCGCGTACCGCACGTACGTCGAGCCGCTCGACGTCCCCTCGCTCACGGCCATCCTCGAGCGCGATCGCCCCGACGCCATCCTGCCGACGCTCGGCGGGCAGACGGCGCTGAACCTCGCGCTCGCGCTCGACGATCAAGGCGTGCTCGATCGCCTGGGCATCGAGCTCATCGGCGCGAGCCCCGCGGCGATCCGCAAGGCCGAGGACCGGCAGCTCTTCAAGCAGGCGATGGAGAGCATCGGCCTCGACTGCCCGCGCGCGGGACACGCGCGCTCGGTCGAGGAGGCGCGCGCGATCGCCGAGACGGAAGGGAGCTGGGGCCCGCCCACGGGCTATCCGGTGATCGTGCGGCCGAGCTTCACGCTGGGCGGCTCGGGCGGCGGCATCGCGTATCGGCCCGAGGAGCTCGAGGCGAAGGTGCGCTGGGCGCTCGAGCAGTCGCCGACGCACGAGGTGCTGATCGAGCAGAGCGTGCTCGGCTGGAAGGAGTTCGAGCTCGAGGTGATCCGCGACCGCGCGGACAACTTCATCGTCGTGTGCACGATCGAGAACATCGATCCGATGGGCGTGCACACGGGCGACTCGATCACGTGCGCGCCCTCGATGACCCTGACCGATCGGGAGTACCAGCGGCTGCGCAACGCGGCGCGCGCTGTGATGAGCGAGATCGGCGTCGAGACGGGCGGGTCGAACGTGCAGTTTGCGGTGAACCCCGAGGACGGGCGCGTGGTGGTGATCGAGATGAACCCGCGCGTGTCGCGCTCCTCCGCGCTCGCGTCGAAGGCCACGGGGTATCCGATCGCGAAGATCGCCGCGAAGCTCGCGGTCGGCTACCGGCTCGACGAGCTGACGAACGACATCACGGGCACGAGCGCCGCGTTCGAGCCGACGATCGACTACGTGGTGGTGAAGTGGCCGCGCTTCGCGTTCGAGAAGTTCCCGGGCGCCGATCGCAGGCTCGGGCCGCAGATGAAGAGCGTGGGCGAGGTGATGTCGATCGGGCGCACCTTCCCCGAGGCGCTGCAGAAAGCTGCGCGCTCGCTCGAGACAGGGCGTGACGGGCTCGCGACGCTGATCGGCAAGGTCGACTATCGCCAGCTCGGCAGCGATCCCAACTCGACGCGCGACATGCTCATGGACGCGCCTGACGAGCCCAAGGCGCCCACGGAGCTGCCGCCGCCGAGCCCCGAGGAGCTCGTCGATGCGCTGCGCAAGGTCGTTGGCGCAGGCTCGTCGGATCGACTCTTTTACGTGGCCGACGCCGTGCGCGCCGGCATCCCGCTCTCCGAGCTGCACGAGCTGACGCGGATCGATCCATGGTTCCTGTCGCAGATCGAGCGCATCGTGAGCTTCGAGTCGAAGCTCTCGGCGGCGCGCGGCTCGACCGACGCGCTCTCGACGGAGCTGCTCCGCGACGGCAAGCGGCTCGGCTTCTCCGATCGGGCGATCGGGCGCCTCACGGGGCTCGGCGAGGACGAGGTGCGCGCGGCGCGGATCGCGCGCGGCATCGCGCCGGTGTTCGGGCGTGTCGACACGTGCGCGGCCGAGTTCACCGCGAAGACGCCCTACCTCTACTCGACCTACGAGAGCGAGAGCGAGGCGGCCCCGAGCGCGCGTCGCAAGGTGGTGATCCTCGGCGGAGGCCCGAACCGCATCGGGCAAGGAATCGAGTTCGACTACTGCTGCGTGCACGCGGCCTTCGCGCTGCGCGACCTCGGGTTCGAGACCGTGATGGTCAACTGCAACCCCGAGACGGTCTCGACCGACTACGACACCTCCGACAGGCTCTACTTCGAGCCGCTCACGTTCGAGGACGTGCTCGCGATCTGCGAGGAGGAGCGCAAGGACGGCGAGCTCGTGGGCGTGGTCGTGCAGTACGGCGGTCAGACCCCGCTCAAGCTCGCAGTGCCCCTCGCGCGCGCAGGCGTGCCGCTGCTCGGCACGTCCGCGGATGCGATCGACCGAGCCGAGGACCGCGGGCGCTTCGACGAGCTGCTCACCAAGCTCGGCCTTCGGCGCCCCCGCGCGGCCGTCGCGTCGAGCGTCGAGGAGGCGCTCGCGGCGGCGAAATCCATCGGTTACCCCGTGCTCGTGCGTCCCTCGTACGTGCTCGGCGGGCGCGCGATGATGATCTGCCACGAGGAGCGCGAGCTCGAGGCGTACATCCACCCGGCCGTCGAGGCGGCGCGCGAGGCGGGCACGCAGAGCATCCTCATCGACGAGTTCTTGAAGGACGCGATCGAGGTCGACGTCGACGCGATCGGCGACGGCCGGCAGATGGTCATCTGCGGCGTGATGCAGCACATCGAGGAGGCGGGCGTGCACTCGGGCGACTCGTCGTGCGTGCTGCCCCCGCACTCGCTCTCGCCCGAGGTGGTGGCATCGATCGAGGAGCAGGCGCGACAGCTCGGGCTCGAGCTCGGCGTGGTCGGCCTGATGAACGTTCAGTTTGCGCTCAAAGGTTCGACCATCTACGTGCTCGAGGTGAACCCGCGCGCCTCGCGCACGGTGCCCTTCGTCTCCAAGGCCACGGGCCGCCCGCTCGCGAAGATCGCGGTGCAGGTGATGGCCGGCAAGACGCTCGCCGAGCTGGGGATCACCGAGGCGCCGACGCCCGCGCACGTGGCGGTGAAGGAGAGCGTCTTCCCGTTCGCCAAGTTCCCCGGCGTCGACACGCAGCTCGGACCCGAGATGCGCTCGACGGGCGAGGTGATGGGCGTGGCGGCGACGTTCGCGCACGCATTCGGCAAGGCGCTGCGCGCGACCGGGATGCAGCTACCCACGGGCGGCTGCGCGTTCATCTCGGTGAAGGACGACGACAAGCCGGCCGCGTGCGTCATCGCGCGCAGGTTGCGGGCGCTCGGGTTCGCCATCCTCGCGACCGAGGGGACGGCCGCAGCGCTCCAGCGCGCGCGCATCCCGGCCACGTCGATCCGCAAGGTGAACGAGGGATCGCCTCACGTGGTCGATGCGATCAAGGCCGGGCAGGTCTCGCTGGTCGTCAACACGACGGTGGGCGCGCGATCGATCCGCGACAGCTACCCGATCCGGCGCAACGCGCTGCTCGCCAACATCCCGTACTTCACCACCATGGCCGCGGCGATGGCGGCGACCGACGTGCTCGAGGCGAGCGCCGGCGACGCGCGCGCGACCTACGGCGTGCGCAGCCTGCAAGAGTGGCACGACCTCGGTTGA
- a CDS encoding DUF3857 domain-containing protein, giving the protein MTPKLAVGLATALAVTISPAQPTHAEPGAIHPEVLEASAKLRAAKGPEAYTALRELWRTWDRAEPAHVEEAIVAAAESRALPAPVRVYAELLSAYARRRRGDLEGALARVEKLGFVGRFMTVGPFDNDNKTGLERAFQPELELGEAIPAGRAYDGKERQVRWRVPPTMSRYGWFDFGDILRPVESVCGYATTFVRARPGTKAPRAATLWVGSAGAFKMFYDGEKVLSDAAYRDLDVDRLATTVTVRSTWSRITMKVCGDNDAPKFSLRLGDEKGAPDLDIEVRADLEASAEAAQNAAERAKKGVKEAKPARGLEGPVQAFERMIAGPKPMPAALEQYARYLAITGGDPKAEHKARDLARRAAEAEPTIDRLLFAGELAEDRNQRRAWVERASQLAKPKENLDVLLAEAHLARTGANWRDAVPIYERILAQDPDNLGGTLGLVELHVEAGLKRTALQMLEKAAARHPHSVALLSSLAAQLRALGRDTEAEEVEARYAALRFDDADFLSQKVELAVARRDTQGAERWLERFLGVEADSAWARGVAARTYRALGQKNRALETYQHALAMAPEDVQTLRALSDLYGEDGDRDKQLELLRQILAIVPQAKDVREYVEHISPKAPRADEAYAWAPERFLPMRSGGTKGYPMRYLRNLTVTTVYPNGLASRFRQVVFQPLTDEAAADARQYHFAYEADRQTIQLRSAKVYRQNGKIDEAIESGEGPADNPAISMYTSQRAFAVLFPRLNAGDVVELRYRVEDVTPRNELSDYFGEVEYLQDDKPIASSEYILITPKARRFFIRADGLPGLVKEVKEVGEQRIHRFTANDVPPLAPEPHMPPWPEVLGYVHVSTFDNWDAVGSWYWGLAREQFDVDDEVRRRARELTKGLTDDASKVRAIYKFATQTRYVALEFGIEGIRPRRAAQTLARGWGDCKDKATLIVTMLRELGINSTIVLLRTRMRGDIASDPASLAPFDHAIAYVPSMDLFLDGTAEYTGSTELPIMDREAIGLLVNEGKPKLVHLPQPPPEQSLTRRHVDVTLAADGSAQVAADMTVTGAYAPEWRRRYLAEGTRRDRAMQDLSDDLGPVELPAGKGSVEVSDLNDVEQPVKIRTRGKATSFARREGEELSVPVGGARRLVAELAPTSKRTLDLVIPALTSREEEWTLKLPAGTRVKAAPAPQQLETPFGRFAIAVEQGPGKVTVKTSLSFRKSRVEPGEYEAFRAFCESVDRAFGQRIVVGK; this is encoded by the coding sequence GTGACACCGAAGCTCGCCGTCGGGCTCGCGACGGCGCTCGCTGTGACGATCTCGCCTGCGCAGCCCACGCACGCAGAGCCGGGCGCGATCCATCCCGAGGTGCTCGAGGCCTCTGCAAAGCTGCGCGCCGCGAAGGGACCCGAGGCGTACACGGCGCTGCGCGAGCTGTGGCGCACGTGGGATCGCGCAGAGCCCGCGCACGTCGAAGAGGCGATCGTCGCAGCCGCAGAGAGCCGCGCGCTCCCGGCGCCCGTGCGCGTGTACGCGGAGCTGCTCAGCGCGTACGCGCGAAGACGCAGAGGTGATCTCGAAGGAGCGCTCGCGCGCGTGGAGAAGCTCGGGTTCGTCGGTCGCTTCATGACCGTGGGCCCGTTCGACAACGACAACAAGACGGGCCTCGAGCGTGCGTTCCAGCCCGAGCTCGAGCTCGGCGAGGCGATCCCCGCGGGCCGCGCGTACGACGGCAAGGAGCGTCAGGTTCGCTGGCGCGTGCCTCCGACGATGTCGCGCTACGGCTGGTTCGATTTCGGCGACATCCTTCGCCCGGTCGAGTCGGTGTGCGGCTACGCGACCACGTTCGTTCGCGCGCGCCCCGGCACGAAGGCGCCGCGCGCAGCGACGCTCTGGGTGGGCTCGGCGGGCGCGTTCAAGATGTTCTACGACGGCGAGAAGGTCCTCTCGGACGCCGCCTACCGCGACCTCGACGTCGACAGGCTCGCGACGACCGTCACGGTGCGCTCCACCTGGAGCCGCATCACGATGAAGGTGTGCGGCGACAACGACGCTCCGAAGTTCTCGTTGCGCCTCGGTGACGAGAAGGGAGCGCCCGATCTGGACATCGAGGTGCGCGCCGACCTCGAGGCGAGCGCAGAGGCCGCGCAGAACGCCGCCGAGCGCGCCAAGAAGGGCGTGAAGGAAGCGAAGCCTGCGCGCGGCCTCGAGGGCCCCGTCCAAGCGTTCGAGCGGATGATCGCCGGGCCCAAGCCGATGCCCGCCGCGCTCGAGCAGTACGCGCGCTACCTCGCCATCACGGGCGGTGATCCGAAGGCCGAGCACAAGGCGCGCGATCTGGCGCGACGCGCGGCGGAGGCGGAGCCGACGATCGATCGTCTGCTCTTCGCGGGCGAGCTCGCCGAGGATCGGAACCAGAGGCGCGCGTGGGTCGAGCGCGCGTCGCAGCTCGCGAAGCCGAAGGAGAACCTCGACGTGCTGCTCGCCGAGGCCCACCTCGCGCGAACGGGCGCGAACTGGCGCGACGCGGTGCCGATCTACGAGCGCATCCTCGCCCAGGATCCGGACAACCTCGGCGGCACGCTCGGGCTCGTGGAGCTGCACGTCGAGGCGGGGCTCAAGCGCACCGCGCTGCAGATGCTCGAGAAGGCCGCGGCGCGGCACCCGCACAGCGTGGCGCTGCTGTCCTCGCTCGCGGCGCAGCTTCGCGCGCTCGGTCGCGACACCGAGGCCGAGGAGGTCGAGGCGCGCTACGCGGCCCTGCGCTTCGACGACGCCGACTTCCTCAGCCAGAAGGTCGAGCTCGCGGTGGCGCGTCGCGACACGCAAGGCGCCGAGCGCTGGCTCGAGCGCTTCCTCGGCGTCGAGGCCGACTCGGCGTGGGCGCGCGGCGTCGCGGCCCGCACCTACCGCGCGCTCGGACAGAAGAACCGCGCGCTCGAGACCTATCAGCACGCGCTCGCGATGGCGCCCGAGGACGTGCAGACGCTGCGCGCGCTCAGTGACCTCTACGGAGAGGACGGCGATCGCGACAAGCAGCTCGAGCTTCTGCGACAGATCCTCGCCATCGTCCCGCAGGCCAAGGACGTGCGCGAGTACGTCGAGCACATCTCGCCGAAGGCTCCGCGCGCGGACGAGGCGTACGCGTGGGCGCCCGAGCGCTTCTTGCCGATGCGCAGCGGTGGCACGAAGGGCTACCCGATGCGCTACCTGCGCAACCTCACCGTGACGACGGTGTACCCGAACGGCCTCGCGAGCCGCTTCCGCCAGGTCGTGTTCCAGCCGCTCACCGACGAGGCCGCCGCCGACGCGCGCCAGTACCACTTCGCGTACGAGGCCGACCGGCAGACGATCCAGCTCCGCTCCGCCAAGGTCTACCGGCAGAACGGCAAGATCGACGAGGCGATCGAGAGCGGCGAGGGCCCGGCCGACAACCCCGCGATCTCGATGTACACGTCGCAGCGCGCGTTCGCGGTCCTGTTCCCGCGGCTCAACGCGGGCGACGTGGTCGAGCTGCGCTACCGCGTCGAGGACGTCACGCCGCGCAACGAGCTGTCGGACTACTTCGGCGAGGTCGAGTACCTGCAGGACGACAAGCCCATCGCGAGCAGCGAGTACATCCTCATCACGCCCAAGGCGCGGCGCTTCTTCATCCGCGCCGACGGGCTGCCGGGCCTCGTGAAGGAGGTGAAGGAGGTGGGCGAGCAGCGCATCCACCGCTTCACCGCGAACGACGTGCCCCCGCTCGCGCCCGAGCCCCACATGCCGCCCTGGCCCGAGGTGCTCGGCTACGTGCACGTCTCGACCTTCGACAACTGGGACGCGGTGGGCTCGTGGTACTGGGGGCTCGCGCGCGAGCAGTTCGACGTCGACGACGAGGTGCGAAGGCGCGCCCGCGAGCTGACGAAGGGCCTCACCGACGACGCCTCGAAGGTGCGCGCGATCTACAAGTTCGCGACACAGACGCGCTACGTCGCGCTCGAGTTCGGCATCGAGGGCATCCGCCCGCGCCGCGCCGCGCAGACGCTCGCCCGCGGCTGGGGCGACTGCAAGGACAAGGCGACGCTCATCGTCACCATGCTGCGCGAACTCGGCATCAACTCGACGATAGTCCTCCTGCGCACGCGCATGCGCGGCGACATCGCGAGCGATCCGGCGAGCCTCGCTCCGTTCGATCACGCGATCGCGTACGTGCCTTCGATGGACCTCTTCCTCGACGGCACCGCGGAGTACACGGGCTCGACGGAGCTGCCGATCATGGACCGCGAGGCGATCGGCCTGCTCGTCAACGAGGGCAAGCCGAAGCTCGTCCACCTGCCGCAGCCGCCGCCCGAGCAATCGCTCACGCGCCGTCACGTCGACGTGACGCTCGCGGCGGACGGCTCGGCGCAGGTCGCGGCCGACATGACCGTGACCGGCGCGTACGCGCCCGAGTGGCGTCGTCGCTACCTCGCGGAGGGCACGCGTCGCGATCGCGCGATGCAGGACCTGTCGGACGACCTCGGCCCCGTCGAGCTTCCGGCGGGCAAGGGCAGCGTCGAGGTGAGCGACCTCAACGACGTCGAGCAGCCCGTGAAGATCCGCACGCGCGGCAAGGCGACGAGCTTCGCGCGGCGCGAGGGTGAAGAGCTGAGTGTGCCCGTGGGCGGCGCGCGCAGGCTCGTCGCCGAGCTCGCGCCCACCTCGAAGCGGACCCTGGACCTCGTCATCCCCGCGCTCACCAGCCGCGAGGAGGAGTGGACCTTGAAGCTCCCGGCCGGCACGCGCGTGAAGGCCGCGCCCGCGCCGCAGCAGCTCGAGACGCCCTTCGGCCGCTTCGCCATCGCGGTCGAGCAGGGGCCGGGCAAGGTCACGGTGAAGACGAGCCTGTCCTTCCGCAAGTCGCGCGTCGAGCCGGGCGAGTACGAGGCGTTCCGCGCCTTCTGCGAGTCCGTCGACCGCGCCTTCGGCCAGCGGATCGTGGTGGGCAAGTGA
- a CDS encoding roadblock/LC7 domain-containing protein, producing the protein MVNPQMVMYEEEFNQIQNVVDRLVKDANAKVVFIVDKNGQLIAASGDVDNLDTTSLASLTAGNIAATGGMAKLLKENEFATQFHEGEKANIHIQLVGNRVILVVIFDSKSSLGLVRLRVRRASEELNHIFEALLKKVQDPGADSPFAEITDEDIDNLFND; encoded by the coding sequence ATGGTCAATCCTCAGATGGTGATGTACGAGGAGGAGTTCAATCAGATCCAGAATGTGGTGGATCGCCTCGTCAAAGACGCCAATGCGAAGGTCGTTTTCATCGTTGACAAGAACGGTCAGCTGATCGCCGCCAGCGGCGACGTGGACAACCTCGACACCACGTCGCTCGCTTCGCTGACGGCCGGCAACATCGCGGCCACGGGCGGCATGGCCAAGCTCCTCAAGGAGAACGAGTTCGCAACTCAGTTCCACGAGGGCGAGAAGGCGAACATCCACATCCAGCTCGTCGGCAACCGGGTCATCCTGGTCGTGATCTTCGACTCGAAGTCGAGCCTGGGCCTCGTCCGTCTGCGCGTCCGCAGGGCGAGCGAGGAGCTCAACCACATCTTCGAGGCCCTCTTGAAGAAGGTTCAGGACCCCGGCGCCGACTCGCCGTTCGCCGAGATCACCGACGAAGACATCGACAACCTCTTCAACGACTAG
- a CDS encoding GTP-binding protein, with amino-acid sequence MSFINYMAREINCKIVYYGPGLCGKTTNLQYIYERTNPDAKGKMISLATETDRTLFFDFLPLALGEIRGFKTRFHLYTVPGQVFYDASRKLILKGVDGVVFVADSQIDRMEANEESVENLRTNLAEQGYNLDKIPYVIQYNKRDLPEIATVEELRQRLNPSNVPDFEGVARTGVGVFDTLKAVAKLVLTELRKGGP; translated from the coding sequence ATGAGCTTCATCAACTACATGGCGCGCGAGATCAACTGCAAGATCGTCTATTACGGCCCGGGTCTCTGCGGCAAGACGACGAACCTGCAGTACATCTACGAGCGCACGAATCCCGACGCGAAGGGGAAGATGATCTCCCTCGCCACGGAGACGGATCGCACGCTCTTCTTCGACTTCCTGCCGCTCGCCCTCGGTGAAATCCGAGGCTTCAAGACCCGCTTCCACCTCTACACGGTGCCCGGGCAGGTCTTCTACGACGCGAGCCGCAAGCTGATCCTGAAGGGCGTCGACGGCGTCGTCTTCGTCGCCGACTCGCAGATCGATCGCATGGAGGCGAACGAGGAGTCCGTCGAGAACCTGCGCACGAACCTCGCCGAGCAGGGCTACAACCTCGACAAGATCCCGTACGTCATCCAGTACAACAAGCGCGACCTGCCCGAGATCGCCACGGTGGAAGAGCTGCGCCAGCGGCTCAACCCGTCCAACGTCCCCGACTTCGAGGGCGTCGCGCGCACCGGCGTCGGCGTGTTCGACACGCTGAAGGCCGTCGCGAAGCTCGTGCTCACCGAGCTGCGCAAAGGCGGACCCTGA